DNA sequence from the Phoenix dactylifera cultivar Barhee BC4 chromosome 13, palm_55x_up_171113_PBpolish2nd_filt_p, whole genome shotgun sequence genome:
AAGGTTTACTTTCAGGACTTAGTatgatgtttcatgaacatattgcCACTTCAATCTGGTACACTCAACTAATTTACAAAATATAACCGATAGATTCTGCAAGCCAGGTAGAACCATGGAATTATTCCTGCATGACCAGCTAACCCAACTGGACTTAAAAGTCAAAGCAACATCTCCTGGCCATAAACACAAACTGGCAAGAAAGATTCAACATACAGAAAAGACAATACTGGTCCCTCTTTGAGTATTAAGAATAGATTCACAAGAATATTAAATACTTTCAGTATCCTAAAAGTCAACAGAAAAGAAACTAAGGTTTCCTTCACGACCTACTCATCCACAAACGAAATCAACTCCTCATTTGGCCATAAGAATGATTTACAAAGACTGATCATTTAAGACATGAAGATCAGAACTTCAAAATCAATTCAATTAGTTAAGACCTTGGAGACTAAGGGAAAAGGGAAGAAAATTTGACTGGAAAAATCAGATGAGCTGATGATGTTCTTTAATCTGGCtcgtatttcttaaataatatCTAGATGTTTCACGCCTTCAATTGCATGGGTATGAGAAGCATCTTTTAATCTAAACTACAAGTTAGTCCTCGGTCATGATTACGCATCCATCACGAATACATAGTCCATTTACTCTGTCATGATCAATACACCACCAGAGTCACAGCAGAATGATCATAAAAAGAACTACTTCTTTGCTGATATTATATTGCATACAAGTTAGCAAGACAAGTGACTAATTTCAGTCTGAGATATTCCTCCAGAGACCCTTGTTATAGATCAGTATCCAATTTATTTTAATACAGGGTCTGTGGGGTGTGCGAAAACAGATAGATCACAACAGATTTTTTTATCATCTGAATAATAGAAGATGCTGTAGAGTTTTAAATATTATGTACAAATGAATAGACTATATAAATTTCCACACCTTTGCAAGGAGGGGTTGTGCTTCTTCCACAACAGATGCAACTTTTTCAGCCAATCTGTAGCTTTTAGAAACACCAATTTCTTCCATTTCTCGTCCAAGATGGGTAAATATTCCAACCAATTCATCCAAGCTTACCCCCTGTTCTCCTCTTATTCTCTCTCTATCACAAACAATAAGATCTTCTTTCGCACAATCTGGATCAAGGGGACCAGCAGATGGTGTGGGAAGTGGATCTCGTGGTGTAATATCAATCAGAGTCTCCATAAGAAGGCCAGACTGATTCACCTCAACCAAAGAATTACGAGGTACAATAATTTTGTCATCCTCAAACTGCCAAACAAAAGGTTAAGGGACTAATTATATATCAATTTCGAATATATGATCCATTATATAATGAAACTACTGCAGACACttaaaagtctttaattatgttAGTGCAAATCTTGTATATGGATTTTGAGCTCATTAATCATCATAAGCAAACATGCAATTGCTATTAAACCCTTCTCCATACCATGTTATTTACTATTTAAAACAAATGACAAGCTTTCAGAGTCTAAATCTTTTCTAAATGCAGTTTGCGAGTTTCACCAAAGAATATAGGGATGTCAAAGACTGTATTCAGATTTAATGCTATAAAAACCTGTAGATCTGAAAGACTGCCAATGGAATCAAAAGTTTAAATGCTGTTACTCTGCAGTTAAGGAAAATATGATAAAAATGAAGATGAACTTTAAGAGTAAACCATATTTCTGGTTCAGAAGATGGAAATCGAATCTCAGAAATCGGCTGACCTAATGCATGCAGTGCAATGGGTTTATTGGAAAGATTTTCCATTCTCTTTGATTGTAAAAGAGAAGTTTTACAAATAGAATGACACTAGCAACTCCTCATAGAACTCCCAGTTAGCTTGGCTGAGCATCAGTAGATGTAATCGCCAATGAAAACCAGTATACTCAGAAAATATTCATTCAGTAtgataaataacataactataggATATATATGAGACATCAACAAGTAGTCTCATCACATTAAAATGCACTAAATTTAAGATTAAATCTATATCATTGGTTCCTATTCAAGCACAGATTCTTAAAATGGCAAACTGCATTCAAATAATCTCCCATTACTCCCATCAAATTTGCCATCCCTCAACTCTTCATCCCTCCTTCCTAGGGTCATTCTAGCCTACCATTTTATAAGAACAGGCCCAAGAAGCCAATAGTATTAATTTTTTTCCTGATCTACTGGCTTAAAAATCAATctttcattttcagatctgtagaTGATGGACAGTTGCTATTAAAAGAAGATCAAACAGGATCCTGTACAGGTCAAAGTACGTGAAACTAAGCTACAAACAGAAACCATTTGCAAGCATTAAACTGATGGAAATTAAAATGCCGAGAAGAATATGTTAAAATGTAGGTGCATATAAATAAAGACATGTATCTGAAgcgttaataataataataaaaaaagtaagTTCTCTGAATTATCACAGTACAAGTTTAAACACACCCAAGCCTCAGTGGCAAATGCGATATCATTGTTACTAAGAAATGATACACTAGTAGAAACCAAAAATAATTTCCAAAATGAGTACCacaggatagatgagaagaatgTTATATGGAATCAAAATAAGTTGAATGAGTAAATAATCCAGTTTATAAAGTTCACTGAAGCCAAATAAGTGATCTGCAAGGAACTAATACGTAACAACAACCAAGGAATATCTAAATATTTTCACGTAAAGGAAATGTTTGATAGAGCAAAGCACACGCACCTCAACAGTTGCATCAATACTTTTCAAAGATGAATTGACACCAACCACACTTCCGACGGTCACCCCTCGTATCCTGACAGGGGTTCCCACGCAAATCCCGCAAGCTTGCGAGAATTCAAACACGGCATGATATTTCCTGAACCTTGACCTCACGTGGAAGCCCCTTAGCCACACAAGTGTGAGGGCAAGAAGAGCTGCCCCGGACACCGTAAACAGCCCGATGCCGCCCTCCCAGATGCTTTTCCGACCAAACGCAAAATCACTAAGTGGTCGCAAAGTTTGCTTCCAGATGGTCCCAGGAACTTCAAGCACAAGTGCCAGCGGGTTCCTTCCTCTTGGAGAAGATGATGGATTCCGACCCGCGCCCCCAGAAGGGCCAGAACTTGCCGTTACTTGACAAAGTTTCTTTGAAGGTTTGGTGGGAAGATGGGGGACAAAATTTTGAGAATTATGAAAAGGTGAAATCAAAGACTTACAAGAGGAGGCCTGAAGCCATGGACCGCCGACCATCTTTCCAGCACTAAATCTTTGCTCTGCCAATCGGAATTAGATCGAACAATGCGTGGATATTTCAGCTGTGAATTCAAATTAGCTTGAATCCAAGGGGAAAACTAGAAAGCAAACATGTGATTGAGATTTCGATTAAAATTAAACCTAATCAGTCAGCAGGAGATCGTACGACCAAACCCTAAAATGGGTCACGACATTCAAGAAAACATGAGAAGAGCTGAACGTAGAGAAGGTGCGATGCAAGAGAAACCGTACAGAACTAACAACAATGGTGCAAGTAGTCACTCGTAGTGAATAAAAGTATAAGACCCCTAGAGAACGAAAACCCTAGAGATTCAAACATCAATCaaaaatagaattcttgaagaggGAGAAGGACATGGAAGCAACCTGGAGATGGGTTTTTTTGATCCGAACTTAgattgaaaagagaggagaggaatggagatagaaaaagaaaactcGTTAGATTATTATATTGTCCTCCCTCGCTTCTCTCTCTTGGGTCCAACGACGGCGACGACGGTTGGTGGTCTCTCGCCGTCGCCGCGGTGCACCAATGACAAGGGAGAAGCAACGCCCACGAACAACAATCTCAAGCGGTTTATTAATTTCAGACTTGCGGACCATTCGGAACCGTTCGTACCTACAAGATGAGCGCTTTTAAACGGCTACGTTGGGTCATCAGATGTTTCGCTGTTCGATTCGTGCACCACTTATTTAGGTTAGATTTGTTAAATTATTCTCATCTCCAAGATAACATTTGATCGCAGTAATTTATCATAATTTCCCCTAGTTTGCGAGTCGACAGATTGATGgccatattttattattaataaacatttttttaaaaaaaatagtgcgTGAAATTTCAGGCTATCTAAACAGTATCCTGCCATTGCCATGAAACCCAAaggtcttttttttaaaaaaaaattacagttaTTCAGCCACATCATTCTGTCAATTGTGGCACATACAGGATCCTATGTTTCTTAATGTAGCAAATCAGTATTTAAAGGAACTAAAGAACAGAACGGTTATCAGAGAACAACTAATATTTCGTTAGGAAACGTTATTTTGATATGATTCCACTTGGGGTGAGACTTTAGATGGGACATCTGAAGACAGCAGCATAACGATCGTGCAGAGAGAGGAGGCTACCTCCAATAAGGGTCAAGAGAACCATGGGAAATCAATCAGCAGTTGTGAGTTTCGTAAG
Encoded proteins:
- the LOC103721992 gene encoding protein TRIGALACTOSYLDIACYLGLYCEROL 2, chloroplastic-like isoform X1, with the protein product MVGGPWLQASSCKSLISPFHNSQNFVPHLPTKPSKKLCQVTASSGPSGGAGRNPSSSPRGRNPLALVLEVPGTIWKQTLRPLSDFAFGRKSIWEGGIGLFTVSGAALLALTLVWLRGFHVRSRFRKYHAVFEFSQACGICVGTPVRIRGVTVGSVVGVNSSLKSIDATVEFEDDKIIVPRNSLVEVNQSGLLMETLIDITPRDPLPTPSAGPLDPDCAKEDLIVCDRERIRGEQGVSLDELVGIFTHLGREMEEIGVSKSYRLAEKVASVVEEAQPLLAKIEALAENIQPLLIEVRDNALLKDVESLTKTLADATEDLRKMQSALLTPENGELIRQSIFAFIFTLKNIESISSDISGFTGDEAARLNLKLLIKSLSRLL
- the LOC103721992 gene encoding protein TRIGALACTOSYLDIACYLGLYCEROL 2, chloroplastic-like isoform X2, which gives rise to MVGGPWLQASSCKSLISPFHNSQNFVPHLPTKPSKKLCQVTASSGPSGGAGRNPSSSPRGRNPLALVLEVPGTIWKQTLRPLSDFAFGRKSIWEGGIGLFTVSGAALLALTLVWLRGFHVRSRFRKYHAVFEFSQACGICVGTPVRIRGVTVGSVVGVNSSLKSIDATVEFEDDKIIVPRNSLVEVNQSGLLMETLIDITPRDPLPTPSAGPLDPDCAKEDLIVCDRERIRGEQGVSLDELVGIFTHLGREMEEIGVSKSYRLAEKVASVVEEAQPLLAKIEALAENIQPLLIEVRDNALLKDVESLTKTLADATEDLRLLKCQQERSTRIRLSCGISKSVQVLCKRCHGHIAIDPGDFAKQSGIFLGTDSYYLNYQIC